The genomic interval TCTATAAAAATTCTAACACATAAAATATGAATACAGATATTGAAAACCTTTTTAAAGACAAAGTTTTAGGACATCCAGCTGGATTGTTTGTTTTATTCTTTACAGAAATGTGGGAACGTTTTTCGTATTACGGAATGCGAGCATTATTAGTTTTATTTTTTACAGCTTCTTTACTGGACGATGGTTGGGGCTGGCCAAGAGAATGGGCATTTGCAATTTTTGGAACCTATACTTCTTTAGTTTATCTATCTACCATGGTTGGAGGATATTTTGCTGATAATGTTATTGGTATAAGAAAAGCTGTTGTAATAGGTGCATTATTAATGACTTTGGGACATGCATGTATGGCTGTAGAAACTTCTTTCTTTATTTATATGGGATTAGGTCTTTTAGTTATTGGTAGTGGTTTTTTTAAACCTAACATGACTTCTATTATTTCTGAAATGTATAAAGGCAAAGAAGGTAAAAAAGATGGTGCTTATACTATATTTTATATGGGTGTAAATGCAGGAGCTTTTTTAGGAATTCTTCTATGCGGTTATTTAGGCGAGAAAATTGGATGGTCGTATGGTTTTGGTGTTGCTGGTATTTTTATGTTGTTTGGATTATTACAATTTTGGTTAGCCCAAGGTATTTTTGGAAGTATCGGTGATGGTCCTAAAAACAAAAATGAAGACGTTTTAGACGTAGTACTTGGAACTGAAGATTCTGTAACAGAATTTGATGAGGTAGAAACAAAAAGAAATCCATTTGATGGTTTTCAAAAAACCTTAATTGCTATTTCTTCTATTTTAGGTTTATTATGGATTTTTAACGATCCTATTTCGAAAATATCTGAAGGGAAATACAATATTTTCCCATTCGAATTTGCAGGTTATACAGGTTCAACAATTGCAATAATAACTGCTTTTTTAATTTTTATTCTTTTATTAGTTATTAGAATACCAAAATATACACCAGTTTTAAGAGACAGGATGTTAGCTGTAATGTTTTTTGCTTTTGTAACTATTTTCTTTTGGGCTATTTTTGAACAATCTCCAAGTTCATTAACCATTTTTGCAAGGGATTACACCGATAGAGTATTAGAAGGAAGTGCTGGTCTCATATTTAAGATAGTTAACTCTTTAATGACAATAGTTCCTTTAGGAATTATTACTTGGGTTTTATATTTGTTATTCCAAAAAACATTTGAAAAATACAAATGGTCAAATATATTTCTGACTATTAGTTTTATCATCATTTGGTTTATTGCTATTTGGATGTTAAATGAAGAATTTCAAAAAGATACAACTGAAATTCCAGCATCTTGGTTCTCAATTTTAAACTCATTATATATTATCACTTTAGCACCTTTATTTTCTAAATGGTGGGAAAGTAAATACAATCCAAATGCAAATATGAAATGGGCAATTGGAATGGGATTATTAGGATTAGGTATGGCAGTAATTGCTGTTGGTGCTGGAGATATTGAACCTGGTGCAAAAACAGCATCAGTTAGTGTTATTTGGCTAATTTTAGTATATCTTTTCCATACTATGGGAGAACTTTGTGTATCACCCGTAGCGTTATCTTATGTATCAAAATTGGTACCAGGTAGAATGATCGCATTTATGTTTGGTATTTGGTATTTAGCTGTGGCAATTGGAATGAAATTAGCAGGTGTATTTGCAGAGTCATCAGAAGCAATTGCGCAAGAGAAAGGAATTAGTAGTTTCTTCTGGATACTAACTGGAGTCTCTTTTGGATTAGCAATTTTATCTGCTGTATTATATCCTGTGATTAAAAAATTAATGCACGGAGTTAAATAAATCTTATTATAAAAATTAAAATAAAAGCATCGAAAATTCGATGCTTTTATTTTTTGTAAATTTGGCATACAGTTTGCGACGTACTAAGTATGAAAAAATATATTTTACTTTTCCTTTTAATAAGTTTTGCTTTTAATAGTAATGCTCAAAAAGTTAATTGGGTTTCATTTGAACAAGCCATTGAAATTAATAAAACAGATCCAAAACCTTTTATCATTGATATCTATACCGATTGGTGTGGTTGGTGTAAAAAAATGGATAAAACTACTTACAGCAATAAAGTAATTATTGATTATATAAACACTCATTTTCATGCTGTAAAAATGGATGGAGAAGGAAAAGATGATATTTCTTTTAAGGGAAATACATTTAAATTTAAAAAACAAGGTAGAAATGGGTATCATGAATTAACTGCCACTTTAATGAATGGTAAATTGTCGTATCCATCAACCATTTTTTTTAACAAAAAGGAAGAACTACTCCAAAATGTTCCAGGCTACTTATCTAAAGAAAAGCTAGAAAAAATACTTGTCTTTTTTAATGATAAAGTTTACGAAACTTCCAATTGGAAAGATTTTGAAAAAAGTTTTAAAAGCAACCTATAATATCAAACTTTAAAACAATTCGTTTTAATTTTTTTCATTTCCTTTTTTCTTTTAAAGAAGAAAAATACTTCCAATATCATACACCTTATTTTTTGTAACAGAAAAGCATACTTTCATGTACAAAAAATTAAGACTTACAACATTATTTTTTTTTAAATTCAATATAATAGTTTCTTTACACGTATTATAATACAAGTAAAAATCAACATAGGAGTGGTTTGCTGGGATGGCGTAAAATCGCTCCATTTGTTGATGACAATACAATTATCATTCACTTATTTATACTAATTGCGCCTGTTGTTTTTGTGTTATGAAAAGATATATTTTCACTTAAAGAAGTCAATTTCCATCTTTTTACATAACTTTTATAATTAGACCCATCGGCAATAATTTGTTCTGGGTTTAATTGAGCAATCATTCTTTTTAAATTGATTTTAGGCGAATTTTGTAATATCACAATCGGTTTAATTAAACCCTTTATGTTGTATACACCTAAGCTATCAATCACTAAAATATGTTTCCCGTTCTGATTAAAAATTAATGGATATGTAGTGTGATATACCGTTTTTACGTGCTCACCAATTTTATAGGAAGTCAATAACTTTTGGTTTTGGATTTCTAAACTATCTAGGGTATGGTAAACCAATAACTGCTCTCCTACTCTTTTACCGATAATAGATTTTCTGTTTTTATGAAAAACAACAAACTGATTTCTTGAGTTTTTTATCGTTTTCTCAACTATTAAAACTGCAAAAAGTAATGCTATCGATATTGAAAACACAACAGTTCTTTTAAATGATTTTTTGCCTAAATAAGAAACGCCACTAATAATTAATACATACCAAGAAATCATTAAAAAAAATGACATAGAAATTTCTCTCCATAAAAACCCTTCTTGTTCTGCAATCCAACTAACAAATTGATTCATAATTGAGATAATACCGCTATAAAATTCAGCTATAAATTTTGGGAGAATTGATAACAGAGCTAGTATAATTACTAAAATTCCTCCGAATAAAATCAATCCTAGAAAAGGTATGATTACTATATTAGAAAGTATAAATAAGCTAGGAAACTGATGAAAATAATATAAACTTATGGGTAAAACTCCTACTTGTGCCGCGATAGAAACCGTAATTAACTGCCAAAGCTTATCTACTAACTTGAATTTTGGCATCCATAGAGTATACAATTTAGGTTGCAACCAAACAATTCCGAATACAGCTAAATAACTTAGTTGAAAACCAACATCAAATAAAAACATCGGTTTAATAAGTAGTAGAAAAAACATAGAGGTAATTAAAGAAAAATAGATGTTGTTTTTTCGGTTAGATAAACTACCAATTGCTATAAATGTAAACATAGTTACTGCTCTAACTACAGATGCAGATAAACTTGCTATAAATGCAAAAAACCAAAGTAGAATTACAATTAATAAAACTTTAATTTCTTTACCTTTTTTAAAGTATTCTACTGGTTTTAAAAGCCAAGAAAGCAATAGCAAAATAATTCCGATATGCAATCCAGAAACTGCTAGGATATGTATTGCACCTGCATCTGCATAATTGTTTATTAACTCTTTGGAGATATCTTGTCTTTGACCTAATAGTAAAGCGTTTATTACACCTAATTCGTCTCCTACAAAACCATCCTTATTTAAGGATACTTGTATTGTTTTCCTAATGTTTTCAGAAAATCCAAATAAAGAAACCTCATTATTTTCTACTATTTTTAGTGTATGATATTCAGTAAAAACTTGGTTATAGATTCCTTGTTTTACTAAATAATTTTTATAATTAAACTGATGAAAATTTAATGGTGGTAAAACTTCTTTTATAGTAGGGTTTGTATATATTTTATCATCAACCTTTAAAATGTTTTGAGCAGTGTCTTTTTTAACATTTAGTAATATTTTACCAATTGTTTTTGTTTCATTTATTTGAATGACCGTTGCCTGATATTTATCATAATAGATACCTGGTTTTAATACTTTTTGAATTTTTAAAATAGCTCTAAAATCTTGTTGTAGGTAATTTTTATAATGATCTCTATAGCTAGTTTCATTATTAATGTATGTTGTTGAAACTCCTATACAAAACCAAACAAGAAGCGTTGTTATTGAAAATAACACCTTCTTTTTTAGTTTTAAAAATAGCCAGAGAATTCCTAATAAAAAACCAAAGAGAATTCCTAGTTTTAAAAATCCGTAATGCCAAAATTTAGT from Lutibacter sp. Hel_I_33_5 carries:
- a CDS encoding peptide MFS transporter encodes the protein MNTDIENLFKDKVLGHPAGLFVLFFTEMWERFSYYGMRALLVLFFTASLLDDGWGWPREWAFAIFGTYTSLVYLSTMVGGYFADNVIGIRKAVVIGALLMTLGHACMAVETSFFIYMGLGLLVIGSGFFKPNMTSIISEMYKGKEGKKDGAYTIFYMGVNAGAFLGILLCGYLGEKIGWSYGFGVAGIFMLFGLLQFWLAQGIFGSIGDGPKNKNEDVLDVVLGTEDSVTEFDEVETKRNPFDGFQKTLIAISSILGLLWIFNDPISKISEGKYNIFPFEFAGYTGSTIAIITAFLIFILLLVIRIPKYTPVLRDRMLAVMFFAFVTIFFWAIFEQSPSSLTIFARDYTDRVLEGSAGLIFKIVNSLMTIVPLGIITWVLYLLFQKTFEKYKWSNIFLTISFIIIWFIAIWMLNEEFQKDTTEIPASWFSILNSLYIITLAPLFSKWWESKYNPNANMKWAIGMGLLGLGMAVIAVGAGDIEPGAKTASVSVIWLILVYLFHTMGELCVSPVALSYVSKLVPGRMIAFMFGIWYLAVAIGMKLAGVFAESSEAIAQEKGISSFFWILTGVSFGLAILSAVLYPVIKKLMHGVK
- a CDS encoding DUF255 domain-containing protein, whose amino-acid sequence is MKKYILLFLLISFAFNSNAQKVNWVSFEQAIEINKTDPKPFIIDIYTDWCGWCKKMDKTTYSNKVIIDYINTHFHAVKMDGEGKDDISFKGNTFKFKKQGRNGYHELTATLMNGKLSYPSTIFFNKKEELLQNVPGYLSKEKLEKILVFFNDKVYETSNWKDFEKSFKSNL
- a CDS encoding ComEC/Rec2 family competence protein, whose amino-acid sequence is MKILSKYIPIHFLLMLIVGILIQFYTKFWHYGFLKLGILFGFLLGILWLFLKLKKKVLFSITTLLVWFCIGVSTTYINNETSYRDHYKNYLQQDFRAILKIQKVLKPGIYYDKYQATVIQINETKTIGKILLNVKKDTAQNILKVDDKIYTNPTIKEVLPPLNFHQFNYKNYLVKQGIYNQVFTEYHTLKIVENNEVSLFGFSENIRKTIQVSLNKDGFVGDELGVINALLLGQRQDISKELINNYADAGAIHILAVSGLHIGIILLLLSWLLKPVEYFKKGKEIKVLLIVILLWFFAFIASLSASVVRAVTMFTFIAIGSLSNRKNNIYFSLITSMFFLLLIKPMFLFDVGFQLSYLAVFGIVWLQPKLYTLWMPKFKLVDKLWQLITVSIAAQVGVLPISLYYFHQFPSLFILSNIVIIPFLGLILFGGILVIILALLSILPKFIAEFYSGIISIMNQFVSWIAEQEGFLWREISMSFFLMISWYVLIISGVSYLGKKSFKRTVVFSISIALLFAVLIVEKTIKNSRNQFVVFHKNRKSIIGKRVGEQLLVYHTLDSLEIQNQKLLTSYKIGEHVKTVYHTTYPLIFNQNGKHILVIDSLGVYNIKGLIKPIVILQNSPKINLKRMIAQLNPEQIIADGSNYKSYVKRWKLTSLSENISFHNTKTTGAISINK